One window from the genome of Thermaerobacter marianensis DSM 12885 encodes:
- a CDS encoding ABC transporter permease, producing the protein MGRRIGSVMAKEFIHLRRDHRTLAMIIVIPLVWLLLFGYAFSFDVSDLRVAVVDRSGTEAGRILAGALRDYKKFRPVALPLPEGASLTEIDRHARQQIRQDALDMAVILPPGFGEPGSTARMQALLDGSQLFSAQAGARLLQDAMEEVQDELQAAIQDAVQAEVEQDVRSRLEENLRAQWEERLAPLRQRLAAMGLPTDTLQAPDVDALDVAPADLPEPPNLAPDVEILYNPDLKSAPVMIPGLLGMVTMLATTLLVALGIVREREYGTLEQLAVTPLRPFELVVGKLLPYIVLAGVDFVLVLVAGITLFGLEPAGSLALFTGLTLLFLLSTVGLGVLVSTVSENQQQAMQLAFFVMFPQILISGLIFPVSSMPRVIQWISMVLPFTYFVPIARGIFLKGQGLDVLWPNALALAFFGVALVTLASVRLRRRLTAA; encoded by the coding sequence GTGGGACGCCGCATCGGTTCGGTCATGGCCAAGGAATTCATCCACCTGCGTCGCGATCACCGGACCCTGGCCATGATCATCGTCATCCCGCTGGTCTGGCTGCTCCTCTTCGGTTATGCCTTCAGCTTCGATGTCTCCGACCTGCGCGTCGCCGTGGTCGACCGCAGCGGCACCGAGGCCGGACGCATCCTGGCGGGGGCCCTCAGAGACTACAAGAAGTTCCGGCCGGTCGCACTGCCCCTCCCCGAAGGGGCATCCCTGACCGAGATCGACCGTCATGCCCGCCAGCAGATCCGCCAAGACGCCCTCGACATGGCCGTGATCCTTCCCCCCGGCTTCGGCGAGCCAGGGAGCACCGCCCGCATGCAGGCGCTGCTCGACGGCTCCCAGCTGTTCAGCGCCCAGGCCGGCGCCCGGCTGCTGCAGGACGCCATGGAAGAGGTCCAGGACGAACTGCAGGCCGCCATCCAGGACGCCGTGCAAGCCGAGGTGGAGCAGGACGTGCGGTCCCGACTGGAGGAGAACCTCAGGGCGCAGTGGGAGGAACGCCTGGCCCCCCTGCGGCAGCGGCTGGCCGCCATGGGCCTGCCGACCGATACCCTCCAGGCGCCCGACGTCGACGCCCTCGACGTAGCCCCGGCCGATCTTCCGGAACCGCCCAACCTCGCGCCCGACGTGGAGATCCTCTACAATCCCGACCTCAAGAGCGCCCCGGTGATGATCCCCGGCCTCCTGGGCATGGTGACGATGCTCGCCACCACCTTGCTGGTGGCGCTGGGCATCGTGCGCGAACGCGAATACGGGACCCTCGAACAATTGGCGGTCACACCGCTGCGCCCGTTCGAGCTAGTGGTCGGCAAACTGCTGCCCTACATCGTCCTGGCCGGCGTCGACTTCGTGCTGGTCCTCGTGGCAGGGATCACCCTGTTCGGCCTCGAGCCGGCGGGCAGCCTGGCGCTGTTCACCGGGCTGACCCTGCTGTTCCTCCTGAGCACCGTCGGCCTCGGCGTGCTCGTCTCGACGGTCTCGGAGAATCAGCAGCAGGCGATGCAGCTGGCCTTCTTCGTGATGTTCCCGCAGATCCTGATCTCCGGCCTGATCTTCCCGGTCAGCTCCATGCCCAGGGTGATCCAGTGGATCTCGATGGTCCTGCCCTTCACCTACTTCGTGCCCATCGCCCGCGGCATCTTCTTAAAGGGGCAGGGCCTGGACGTGCTCTGGCCCAACGCGCTGGCGCTGGCGTTCTTCGGCGTGGCGCTAGTGACCCTGGCGTCGGTGCGGCTACGGCGCCGCCTGACCGCTGCGTGA
- a CDS encoding SIS domain-containing protein, producing the protein MINQNGRGSSGWCQHRIHAGCDSPRETCATAAQSRTPVFVGCGSSHYLALYGAHLAQQLAKRPGAAVTASEAWLAPDVHLWPWSNPFVVAISRSGATTEVVRAVQVARQRGIPTLALTTNPDAPLVRECDASLVLDHVTERSVVMTQSFANLLLALQYLVALGAGTPAAHSFESRLPAVTQAVADVFPRLAEAAREVVGRGWRRYVFLGTGPLYPVACEARLKVQEMTQGKAHAFVTLEFRHGPLSLVDGETCVTILTTPATAALDRELAGEVAALGAQVVLVGPQVRAGGTTRSSPVTGVPLPEGLEDAHYAGLALPFLQVLALEQTLLLGKNPDTPRHLSHVVTLHDDQG; encoded by the coding sequence TTGATCAATCAAAATGGTAGGGGTTCGTCCGGATGGTGTCAACACCGGATCCATGCCGGCTGTGATTCGCCCCGTGAAACATGTGCTACGGCTGCTCAGAGCCGGACTCCGGTGTTTGTCGGCTGCGGTTCATCCCATTACCTGGCGCTGTACGGTGCCCACCTGGCACAGCAGCTGGCCAAGCGACCTGGGGCGGCGGTGACGGCCTCCGAAGCGTGGCTCGCCCCCGATGTCCATCTTTGGCCCTGGTCGAACCCCTTTGTTGTGGCCATCTCCCGCTCGGGGGCCACCACGGAGGTGGTTCGGGCCGTCCAGGTGGCCCGGCAGCGGGGCATCCCGACCCTGGCCCTGACCACCAATCCCGACGCCCCGCTGGTGCGGGAGTGCGACGCCAGCCTGGTGCTCGATCACGTGACCGAGCGGAGCGTGGTGATGACCCAATCCTTCGCCAACCTGCTGCTGGCGCTGCAGTACCTAGTTGCCCTGGGCGCAGGCACGCCCGCGGCCCACTCGTTTGAATCCCGTCTGCCCGCTGTCACCCAGGCCGTGGCGGACGTCTTTCCCCGGCTGGCGGAGGCGGCCCGCGAGGTGGTTGGTCGGGGGTGGCGGCGGTACGTTTTTCTCGGGACCGGTCCGCTTTACCCCGTGGCTTGCGAAGCGCGCCTGAAGGTCCAGGAAATGACGCAAGGGAAGGCCCATGCGTTTGTGACGCTGGAGTTCCGGCACGGCCCGCTGTCCCTGGTCGACGGCGAAACCTGCGTCACCATCCTCACCACCCCGGCGACGGCGGCGCTCGATCGGGAACTGGCCGGCGAAGTGGCGGCGCTGGGCGCCCAGGTGGTGCTGGTGGGGCCGCAAGTCCGGGCGGGAGGTACGACCCGATCCTCGCCCGTGACGGGGGTGCCGCTGCCCGAGGGGCTTGAGGACGCCCACTATGCAGGGCTCGCCTTGCCGTTTCTTCAAGTTTTGGCCTTGGAACAAACCCTCCTCTTGGGCAAGAACCCGGACACGCCACGGCACCTGAGCCACGTGGTCACCCTGCACGATGACCAGGGTTAA
- a CDS encoding class II fructose-bisphosphate aldolase produces MLVDPRELLAVAQQGGYAIPAFNVHGLDMVPPLVEVAEAERAPLILQATRSTVEATGWEPLVAVALECARRARVPVALHLDHASDRQLIYTAIRHGFTSVMADGSALPFDDNVAFTRSVVEVAHLAGIPVEGELGYVPRPATAMAQDPEAAGEGPPADLLIRPDEAEAFVAETGVDSLAVAIGTVHGFYRGTPRLDFERLAAIRARVHVPLVLHGGSGLADEHLAKAIVLGMAKVNVATELKAAWSQAVRQAVAENDDIDPRHVLRAARRALQTVAVAWLRRCGAVGRAT; encoded by the coding sequence ATGCTGGTGGATCCAAGGGAGCTACTTGCCGTCGCCCAGCAGGGAGGCTACGCCATTCCCGCGTTCAACGTCCATGGCCTTGACATGGTGCCGCCGCTGGTCGAAGTGGCCGAGGCCGAGCGAGCGCCTCTCATCCTTCAGGCCACGCGCAGCACCGTGGAGGCCACCGGGTGGGAGCCGCTGGTGGCCGTGGCGCTGGAATGCGCCCGTCGCGCCCGGGTTCCGGTGGCCTTGCACCTGGACCATGCGTCGGATCGGCAGCTGATCTATACCGCCATCCGGCATGGGTTCACCTCGGTGATGGCCGACGGTTCCGCCCTGCCCTTCGACGATAACGTGGCCTTCACGCGTAGCGTGGTCGAAGTAGCCCACTTAGCCGGGATCCCCGTCGAGGGGGAGCTGGGGTACGTGCCCCGGCCAGCGACGGCGATGGCGCAGGATCCCGAGGCGGCCGGCGAAGGCCCGCCGGCCGACCTACTCATCCGCCCCGACGAGGCGGAGGCCTTCGTGGCTGAAACGGGGGTCGACAGCCTGGCCGTGGCCATCGGAACGGTGCACGGCTTTTACCGGGGCACCCCCCGGCTGGACTTCGAACGGCTGGCGGCCATCCGTGCTCGGGTCCATGTCCCGCTTGTCTTGCACGGCGGATCGGGTCTTGCGGACGAGCATCTGGCCAAGGCCATTGTGCTGGGCATGGCCAAGGTCAACGTGGCCACCGAACTCAAGGCGGCGTGGTCCCAGGCGGTGCGTCAGGCGGTAGCCGAGAACGACGACATCGATCCCCGGCACGTTCTGCGTGCCGCCCGTAGGGCGCTGCAAACCGTGGCCGTGGCCTGGCTGCGGCGGTGCGGGGCGGTCGGCCGGGCCACGTGA
- a CDS encoding ABC transporter ATP-binding protein, producing MTDTVHGPAPAKAGSPGAGAGSRPADALAIETEGLTCRFGDFVAVDGVSLRVPAGAVYGLLGPNGAGKTTLIRALLGLVPATGRARVLGLDPARQAAAVRARVGYMSQRFSLYPDLTAEENLLFYGRVYGLRGERFARRVDELLERTGLTHHRRTRAASLGAGLRQRLAFACAVLHEPALLLLDEPTSGVDPGVRRSFWDTMYALADTGTTVLVTTHHMDEAEQCDRLGMMLRGRLVAEAPPAEIRARYAGGGSLAEAFARIAAGLAHPSARPSRDEATG from the coding sequence ATGACGGATACGGTCCACGGTCCGGCTCCCGCCAAGGCAGGCAGCCCTGGAGCCGGCGCCGGCTCTCGGCCGGCGGACGCCCTCGCCATCGAGACGGAGGGCCTGACCTGCCGCTTCGGCGACTTCGTCGCCGTCGACGGCGTTAGCCTGCGGGTGCCGGCGGGGGCGGTCTACGGTCTGCTCGGTCCCAACGGTGCCGGCAAGACCACCCTGATCCGGGCGCTGCTCGGACTCGTTCCCGCCACGGGCCGCGCACGCGTGCTGGGCCTCGATCCAGCGCGGCAGGCCGCCGCCGTCCGCGCCCGCGTCGGGTACATGTCCCAGCGGTTCAGCCTCTACCCGGACCTCACCGCCGAGGAGAACCTCCTCTTCTACGGGCGGGTGTACGGACTCCGGGGCGAGCGGTTCGCCCGCCGCGTCGACGAGCTCCTTGAGCGCACGGGGCTTACGCATCACCGCCGGACCCGGGCCGCCAGCCTCGGTGCGGGCCTGCGCCAGCGGCTGGCCTTCGCCTGCGCCGTGTTGCACGAGCCGGCCCTGCTCCTCCTGGACGAACCGACCTCCGGCGTCGATCCCGGCGTGCGGCGATCCTTCTGGGACACGATGTACGCCCTCGCCGACACCGGCACGACCGTGCTGGTGACGACCCATCACATGGACGAGGCCGAGCAGTGCGACCGGCTGGGCATGATGCTGCGGGGTCGCCTGGTCGCCGAGGCGCCGCCCGCCGAGATCCGCGCCCGGTATGCGGGTGGCGGCAGCCTGGCCGAGGCCTTTGCACGGATCGCGGCGGGTCTGGCGCACCCGTCGGCGAGGCCAAGCCGCGACGAAGCCACGGGTTGA
- a CDS encoding ABC transporter ATP-binding protein encodes MDALLRLKGVSHRFGAVEALRHVDLALPAGTLTALIGPDGAGKTTLLRIAAGVLTPTAGRVVRPSAGIGYLAGSSSVYPDLSVWQNLTFFGRLYGMHPQALSREAERLLAWTDLDPFRHRLARNLSGGMRQKLGLACALIHRPAVALLDEPTTGVDPLARDELWKLLRELARNGMAVLVATPYFGEAELCPRVALLAAGRILATGSPAEIRARVPYRMGILQPAADVQPAAVHPPGHEAAPTAHRRRRQLLKAARRLPGVVDARIVGAGVRFALAPDAPTPEAPSGTTILPAEPTLEDAYLWLSQVGPTAAAAAAVGTGAGSSPGSTDPT; translated from the coding sequence GTGGACGCGTTGTTGCGCCTCAAGGGGGTGAGCCACCGCTTCGGCGCCGTCGAGGCCCTGCGCCACGTGGACCTCGCCTTGCCGGCGGGGACCCTGACCGCCCTGATCGGCCCCGACGGCGCGGGCAAGACGACCCTGCTGCGCATCGCCGCCGGGGTGCTCACCCCCACGGCCGGGCGGGTCGTACGGCCCTCCGCCGGCATCGGGTACCTGGCGGGGAGCAGCAGCGTCTACCCCGATTTGTCCGTGTGGCAGAACCTGACCTTCTTCGGCCGCCTCTACGGGATGCACCCCCAGGCGCTCTCGCGGGAGGCCGAGCGCCTGCTCGCGTGGACCGACCTGGACCCGTTCCGCCACCGGTTGGCGCGGAACCTGTCCGGCGGCATGCGTCAGAAGCTCGGCCTGGCCTGTGCCCTGATCCACCGGCCCGCCGTCGCCCTGCTGGACGAACCCACCACCGGCGTCGACCCGCTGGCTCGGGATGAGCTGTGGAAGCTGCTGCGCGAGCTGGCTCGGAACGGCATGGCAGTGCTGGTCGCCACGCCGTACTTCGGCGAGGCCGAACTGTGCCCGAGGGTGGCCCTGCTGGCTGCAGGCCGGATCCTGGCCACGGGGAGCCCGGCCGAGATCCGCGCCCGGGTGCCGTACCGGATGGGGATCCTGCAACCGGCGGCAGACGTGCAGCCCGCGGCCGTGCATCCCCCGGGCCATGAGGCCGCCCCGACCGCGCACCGTCGCCGGCGGCAGCTGCTCAAGGCAGCCCGGCGCCTTCCGGGCGTGGTCGACGCCCGCATCGTGGGTGCAGGCGTGCGCTTCGCCCTGGCACCGGACGCGCCCACGCCCGAAGCCCCGTCCGGCACAACGATCCTCCCGGCCGAGCCGACGCTGGAAGATGCCTACCTCTGGCTCTCGCAGGTCGGCCCCACCGCGGCGGCTGCCGCGGCCGTCGGGACCGGCGCCGGTTCGTCCCCAGGGTCCACCGACCCGACCTAG
- a CDS encoding DeoR/GlpR family DNA-binding transcription regulator, translating into MSQAASPDRLNSVLEILRQRGRMRTAELNRLLGVSEVTVRRYLSRLENEGKIRRYHGWAASADEPTVERSFRERAQQALAEKERIARRAAAMVPEGATIMLTGGTTTARVVEMLRGRKNLTIITSAFNIAAEVVNWEQCRLIVSGGLVPEGSYQMIGPTAVSAVQSLTADIAFIGASGVSPEHGVTTSDVFEAEVDAAMVRAARRVVVVADRRKLGRTALAVICPIQDVHVLVTDSGAPQPICKTLEGLGVEVIRA; encoded by the coding sequence GTGAGTCAAGCGGCGTCACCGGATCGACTGAATTCCGTGCTAGAAATTCTCCGCCAACGCGGGCGCATGCGGACCGCGGAGCTGAACCGGTTGCTGGGTGTAAGCGAGGTCACCGTCCGCCGCTATCTAAGCCGCTTGGAGAACGAGGGCAAGATCCGGCGTTATCACGGCTGGGCCGCCTCGGCGGACGAGCCGACGGTGGAGCGTTCCTTCCGGGAACGGGCACAGCAGGCCCTGGCGGAAAAGGAACGGATCGCGCGCCGCGCGGCCGCCATGGTCCCGGAGGGGGCCACGATCATGTTGACCGGCGGTACGACGACGGCCCGAGTGGTCGAGATGCTTCGCGGCCGGAAGAATTTGACCATCATCACCTCGGCCTTCAACATTGCGGCAGAGGTCGTCAACTGGGAACAATGCCGGTTGATCGTTTCCGGAGGGTTGGTCCCCGAAGGCTCGTACCAGATGATCGGTCCGACCGCGGTCTCCGCCGTGCAATCCCTCACCGCCGACATTGCGTTCATCGGTGCCAGCGGCGTGAGCCCCGAACACGGTGTGACCACCTCCGACGTCTTTGAGGCGGAGGTGGACGCGGCCATGGTGCGTGCGGCCCGTCGCGTGGTGGTGGTGGCCGATCGCCGGAAGCTGGGTCGCACGGCGCTGGCGGTGATCTGCCCGATCCAGGACGTCCACGTGTTGGTGACGGACAGCGGTGCCCCGCAGCCCATTTGTAAAACCCTGGAGGGACTCGGCGTCGAGGTCATTCGCGCCTAG
- a CDS encoding TetR/AcrR family transcriptional regulator: MERPHPDRRQQIIDAAFRVFSRKGFKGASNREIAEEAGVAPGLIYWYFRNKEDLFLAVAEAKSPALPLGRLLADPGDAPPEQFFRSMAREIGRAFRSDATRDVARLLLADGLRHPRLRILWRERVLGPVFDGLTRYLAEQVERGRLRPVDPAMTARLFLGLMMSQVLLHLLLAPDGMAPGDGEAQANGADPGHSAEHDDGAELDDGAEPADGAPRPATQPPPAPLPGLLERALEQAADVFWRGVAPEQAAGRPSQAGS; encoded by the coding sequence GTGGAGCGCCCGCACCCAGACCGCCGCCAGCAGATCATCGACGCCGCCTTTCGGGTATTCAGCCGCAAGGGGTTCAAGGGGGCATCGAACCGCGAGATCGCGGAAGAGGCGGGGGTCGCGCCCGGTCTCATCTACTGGTACTTCCGCAACAAGGAGGACCTCTTCCTCGCCGTCGCCGAGGCGAAGTCGCCCGCCCTGCCGCTGGGACGGCTCCTGGCCGACCCGGGCGATGCCCCGCCCGAGCAGTTCTTCCGCAGCATGGCTCGCGAGATCGGGCGGGCCTTCCGGTCCGATGCCACCCGGGACGTGGCCCGGTTGCTCCTCGCGGACGGCCTGCGGCACCCGAGGCTCCGGATCCTCTGGCGCGAACGCGTCCTGGGTCCCGTCTTCGACGGCCTCACCCGGTACTTGGCGGAGCAGGTCGAACGCGGACGGCTGCGTCCCGTCGACCCCGCCATGACCGCCCGGCTCTTTTTGGGACTCATGATGTCCCAGGTGCTGTTGCATCTGTTGCTCGCTCCGGATGGCATGGCGCCTGGCGACGGGGAGGCACAGGCAAACGGCGCGGATCCGGGTCACAGCGCGGAGCATGACGACGGCGCAGAGCTTGACGACGGCGCGGAGCCTGCCGACGGCGCTCCGCGTCCGGCCACCCAACCGCCTCCCGCACCCCTCCCCGGCCTCCTGGAGCGGGCGCTGGAGCAGGCTGCCGACGTGTTCTGGCGTGGTGTGGCACCCGAGCAGGCGGCCGGACGGCCGTCGCAGGCCGGCTCGTGA
- a CDS encoding chromate transporter: MSVLWDIFIAFTRANLLGYGGGPSVIPLIEAEVVDTYHWMTASEFADTLAIGNALPGPIATKLAAYIGYQVAGVPGAVVGVLGTVLPTAILMVVLAVMLLRFRDAPLIQGAIKGAKAVVWVLFLLLVFDYMSFVRPDRSGWVATAIAVATLTAIHIQMFKVHQAVAIAAGIVLGALFLR; this comes from the coding sequence GTGTCGGTGTTATGGGACATCTTCATTGCCTTCACGCGGGCCAACCTTCTGGGTTACGGCGGCGGCCCGTCGGTCATCCCGTTGATCGAGGCGGAAGTGGTCGATACCTACCACTGGATGACGGCATCGGAGTTCGCCGATACGCTGGCCATCGGAAACGCCCTGCCTGGGCCCATTGCCACCAAGCTGGCTGCCTATATCGGCTACCAGGTGGCCGGCGTGCCGGGGGCCGTGGTGGGGGTGTTGGGGACGGTTCTACCCACCGCCATCCTCATGGTGGTCCTGGCCGTCATGCTCCTTCGCTTCCGCGATGCGCCGTTGATCCAAGGCGCGATCAAAGGGGCCAAGGCCGTGGTGTGGGTCCTGTTCCTCCTGCTGGTGTTCGACTATATGTCGTTCGTCCGGCCCGACCGGTCGGGGTGGGTGGCGACGGCCATCGCCGTGGCCACCTTGACGGCCATTCACATTCAAATGTTTAAGGTTCACCAAGCGGTCGCCATTGCCGCGGGGATCGTACTCGGTGCGTTGTTCTTGCGGTAA
- a CDS encoding alpha/beta hydrolase produces MTAFDRLASRVFELYQRRQYRQALDLLDAVTAFDRLASRVFELYQRRQYRQALDLLDAVTAFDRLASRVFELYQRRQYRQALDLLDKEGVGHPEQAWHIGYWRVCLLTRLGDAEAALTHLEQLLDQGLWIPVTWLRNDPDLAGLRGHPRFERAVAVCEQRQIEAQRMVVPRRVLLFPEGTALRPEGTALNQGSGSAPPGRNSVPVLIALHGNAENAARAADCWRFVASRGWALLAPQSTQVMGPDAYHWDDLDRGAQDVLYHYRSVLDDAAAPGVSLDPKRVVLAGFSRGAALALHLALSGVLPARGVIALAPHLRDWSYMEGLLEPSPRNPGLRAYFWAGSRDEPAVRMSEDVARWMEAAGLTVRVEVVQGAGHFYPPDLEARIAPLLAAWR; encoded by the coding sequence GTGACAGCCTTCGATCGACTGGCCTCGCGGGTGTTCGAGCTCTACCAGCGCCGGCAATACCGGCAGGCCCTGGATCTCCTTGACGCGGTGACAGCCTTCGATCGACTGGCCTCGCGGGTGTTCGAGCTCTACCAGCGCCGGCAATACCGGCAGGCCCTGGATCTCCTTGACGCGGTGACAGCCTTCGATCGACTGGCCTCGCGGGTGTTCGAGCTCTACCAGCGCCGGCAATACCGGCAGGCCCTGGATCTCCTTGACAAGGAGGGGGTCGGTCACCCGGAACAGGCCTGGCACATCGGATATTGGCGGGTTTGTTTGCTGACGCGCCTGGGCGACGCGGAGGCCGCGTTGACCCATTTGGAGCAACTGCTCGACCAGGGCCTGTGGATTCCCGTGACATGGTTACGCAACGACCCCGACCTGGCCGGGCTTCGGGGCCATCCCCGCTTCGAGCGGGCGGTCGCGGTGTGCGAACAACGTCAGATCGAAGCGCAACGAATGGTCGTGCCGCGGCGCGTCCTCCTGTTCCCCGAAGGAACCGCTCTACGTCCCGAAGGTACCGCGCTCAACCAGGGCAGCGGGTCCGCCCCGCCGGGCCGGAATTCCGTCCCGGTCCTGATCGCGCTGCACGGCAACGCCGAGAACGCCGCCAGGGCGGCGGACTGCTGGCGCTTCGTGGCCTCCCGGGGATGGGCCCTTCTGGCCCCTCAGTCGACCCAGGTCATGGGTCCGGATGCCTACCACTGGGACGATCTCGACCGAGGTGCACAGGATGTCCTGTACCATTACCGGTCGGTGCTCGACGATGCGGCTGCCCCGGGGGTTTCCCTCGATCCCAAGCGGGTGGTGCTGGCGGGGTTCTCCCGAGGTGCAGCCCTTGCCCTCCACCTCGCCCTGTCGGGGGTTCTACCTGCCCGGGGTGTCATCGCCCTTGCGCCCCACCTGAGGGATTGGAGCTACATGGAAGGCCTTCTGGAGCCAAGCCCTCGCAACCCAGGCCTCCGGGCCTACTTCTGGGCCGGGTCTCGGGACGAACCGGCCGTCCGCATGAGCGAGGACGTGGCCCGGTGGATGGAGGCGGCGGGCCTTACGGTACGGGTCGAGGTCGTCCAGGGGGCCGGGCACTTCTACCCGCCCGACCTCGAGGCGCGCATCGCACCGCTGCTCGCCGCGTGGCGGTGA
- a CDS encoding GNAT family N-acetyltransferase: MTTGRPDITIRFAEPGDFEAVTRLLEELGRPAVPPEAEPAAREVYLHHIRRPDTASLVAEVEGRVVGFMSLEFRHRLNHTRPQAWIPDLIVTESARGLGIGRALLQRGFELARERNCWSITLESGYHRKVAHQLYRSAGMRDEGLYFRLHLG, from the coding sequence GTGACCACCGGTCGCCCCGACATCACCATCCGCTTTGCCGAGCCCGGCGACTTCGAAGCCGTCACCCGCCTGCTGGAAGAACTCGGCCGCCCCGCCGTGCCGCCGGAGGCCGAGCCCGCGGCCCGGGAGGTCTACCTGCACCACATCCGGCGCCCCGACACCGCCTCCCTGGTGGCCGAGGTGGAGGGCCGCGTTGTCGGCTTCATGTCTCTCGAGTTCCGCCACCGCCTGAACCACACGCGGCCCCAGGCGTGGATCCCCGACCTGATCGTCACGGAGTCCGCCCGCGGCCTGGGCATCGGCCGGGCGCTGCTGCAGCGGGGCTTCGAGCTGGCCCGGGAGCGGAACTGCTGGAGCATCACCCTGGAATCGGGCTACCACCGGAAGGTAGCCCACCAGCTCTACCGCTCCGCCGGCATGCGGGACGAAGGTCTGTACTTCCGGCTTCATTTAGGTTAA
- a CDS encoding pyridoxal-phosphate-dependent aminotransferase family protein — MDPNLLAFARRLEERLVFTPGPTEVSPRVREAMALPVANSDLDPDFAALYRATCAGLQELLHTQSDVLILAGEGLLGLEAAIASLVEPGDRVLALANGLYGHGFADFARDYGAEVTVFAAPDRQPLDPDALRRFLRDQRPFKLATLVHCETPTGLTNPVDQLLPVLHEHGILTVMDSVSAIAAEPLEADAWHADVVLGGSQKALSAPPGLAFLSVSPAAWEAMARRRTPIRGVYLNLRLWKDLWLEKGEFPYTPSTSDVYALYTAVEDALAEGEAARLARHQRLARAIRAAGEAAGLELYPEPRAAARSVTAWLIPDQLRPREQDIRRFMWEEHGVLMAGSWGEAAGRVWRAGHMGENARPEKGERFVRALAATLQHFGWNLPADPVAAYREALGSAGAPGEGNGG; from the coding sequence ATGGACCCGAACCTTCTCGCCTTCGCCCGCCGCCTGGAAGAGCGGCTCGTGTTCACCCCCGGCCCCACGGAGGTCTCGCCCCGCGTCCGGGAGGCCATGGCCCTGCCCGTGGCCAACTCGGACCTGGACCCGGACTTCGCCGCCCTCTACCGCGCCACCTGCGCCGGGCTGCAGGAACTGCTGCATACCCAGAGCGACGTCCTGATCCTCGCCGGCGAGGGCCTGCTGGGTCTCGAGGCCGCCATCGCCTCGCTGGTCGAACCCGGCGACCGCGTCCTCGCGCTGGCCAACGGCCTTTACGGCCACGGGTTCGCCGACTTCGCCCGGGACTACGGCGCCGAGGTCACCGTCTTCGCGGCCCCCGACCGCCAGCCCCTGGATCCCGACGCGCTGCGCCGGTTCCTCCGGGACCAGCGGCCCTTCAAGCTGGCGACCCTGGTCCACTGCGAGACGCCCACCGGCCTGACGAACCCCGTGGACCAGCTCCTTCCCGTCCTCCACGAGCACGGCATCCTGACGGTGATGGACAGCGTCTCGGCCATCGCCGCCGAGCCCCTGGAAGCCGACGCCTGGCACGCCGACGTGGTCCTGGGCGGCTCGCAGAAGGCCCTCTCCGCCCCGCCCGGCCTGGCCTTCCTCAGCGTCAGCCCCGCCGCCTGGGAGGCCATGGCGCGGCGCCGCACCCCGATCCGCGGGGTCTACCTGAACCTGCGGCTGTGGAAGGACCTCTGGCTGGAGAAGGGCGAGTTCCCCTACACCCCGTCGACCTCGGACGTCTACGCCCTCTACACGGCCGTCGAGGACGCCCTGGCCGAGGGCGAGGCCGCGCGGCTGGCGCGGCACCAGCGGCTGGCGCGGGCCATCCGGGCCGCCGGCGAGGCGGCCGGTCTCGAGCTGTACCCCGAGCCGCGGGCGGCCGCCCGCTCCGTGACCGCCTGGCTCATCCCCGACCAGTTGCGTCCCCGCGAGCAGGACATCCGGCGGTTCATGTGGGAAGAACACGGCGTCCTCATGGCCGGCAGCTGGGGCGAGGCCGCCGGGCGCGTCTGGCGGGCCGGCCATATGGGCGAGAACGCCCGGCCCGAGAAGGGCGAGCGGTTCGTCCGCGCCCTGGCCGCCACGCTGCAACACTTCGGCTGGAACCTGCCGGCGGACCCGGTGGCGGCGTACCGGGAAGCACTGGGGTCGGCCGGCGCACCGGGCGAGGGGAACGGCGGCTAG